Sequence from the Fictibacillus arsenicus genome:
TTCCCGTTACCACCGTCGTCCTGGTTCAATGGGTGCAGTTGACCCTAACCGTGTTTTCAAAGGGAAAGCATTGCCTGGACGTACTGGCGGAGATACAGTAACTGTACAAAACTTAGAAGTTGTAAGAGTTGATACAGAACGTAATCTTCTATTGATTAAAGGTAACGTGCCTGGAGCGAAAAAGAGCTACGTTACAATTAACTCTGCTGTTAAAGCAAAGGATGCTAAATAAGGAAGGAGGACAATCTGATGCCAAAAGTAGCATTATTTAAACAAGATGGTACTCAAGCTGGCGATATCGAATTAAACGATTCCGTTTTCGGTATTGAACCAAATAAAAGCGTGCTTTTCGACGCTGTTATTATGCAGCAAGCATCACAGCGCCAAGGAACACATGATGTAAAGAACCGTTCCGAAGTTGCTGGTGGTGGACGCAAGCCATGGAAACAGAAAGGTACTGGACGTGCTCGTCAAGGATCTATCCGTTCTCCGCAATGGGTTGGCGGTGGAGTGGTTTTCGGACCAACACCAAGAAGCTATTCTTACAAATTACCTAAGAAGGTTCGTCGCTTAGCTATTAAATCAGCGCTATCTTCTAAGGTTCTAGATAACGACTTGATCGTTTTAGAAGGACTTGCATTCGATGCTCCTAAAACAAAGGAAATGAAGCAAGTGCTTGCAAATCTATCCGCAGATCGTAAAGCATTAGTTGTA
This genomic interval carries:
- the rplD gene encoding 50S ribosomal protein L4, with protein sequence MPKVALFKQDGTQAGDIELNDSVFGIEPNKSVLFDAVIMQQASQRQGTHDVKNRSEVAGGGRKPWKQKGTGRARQGSIRSPQWVGGGVVFGPTPRSYSYKLPKKVRRLAIKSALSSKVLDNDLIVLEGLAFDAPKTKEMKQVLANLSADRKALVVTADYNDAVALSARNIPGVTVVTANGVSVLDVLNHDKLLMTKDAVEKVGEVLA